Part of the Notamacropus eugenii isolate mMacEug1 chromosome 5, mMacEug1.pri_v2, whole genome shotgun sequence genome is shown below.
CTTAAGAGAATAGTCAGCCTCCCATTTATACCTTGATCTCCACTTCTCAGTATAGTACTTGGAACTGAGTGCCTAttaaatattcttccttcttttcttcttctttttatactgatccctctcccttttcctctctccccactcctcttcttcctccctccttccctctttccttcctccttctctctctctctctctctctctttctccaattTAGTCTTCAGATCAGAAAACTCTCACCCCCTTTTCCACCTTACCATTGGGTGAGCATGGTTTCCACAACCCATTCTTGTTGTAGTTGTGTGTCAGGGCACACCAGGTCCTGCCCAACACATATCCATCTCCTGTGCAGTCATGGTACAGCTTCGTCCCGAAGAAGAATGGAAACTTACATGCTGGGGGATCTGTGAAGGCCCAGAGGATTGGTATGGAGTGAGCACAGCCTCAGGAGAGCTCTGTGGACCAAAGGCTCCTTGAGGCAGGGAATAATGAGGCCAGTATGCACCTTAGTACATCTCCCCTCTCCAAGAGGTCAGGCAACCTAAGCTCTAGTGATGTGGGTATCTGACTCCCTCAATAGAACATTCAGTTTCTAATTTTTAGCATCTGCCTCTTTTCATTTCCACCCAAGCCTCTCTTCTCTGTTGTCCCTTCCTGTGCCctctagggccaagcagaacaaatgtAATCCTTCTTCTACCTAATAacacttcaaatacttgaaaacaaatATCCTCCCCAAATCTTTTCTCCCCTgggctaaatattcccagttcctcaGATGATATGGATTTAAGACCTTTTGCCACTTGTCAATAAGCTTTCTAAAGTTGGAGGGAGGGGATTAGAACTGAATATAACACCAAAGACATAACCTGACCAGAGCAAAGGATAGAGGGACTGTCACCTTCTTTGTTTCTGAACAGCACTCTTTTCCTGCAGCTGAACATGGAATTGGATTTCTCTGGGACATTCTTATGTCATCCTGGAAACATGTGTTCAGCTTTCAGTCCACTAAGATCCCTGGATTGTTTTCTTGGAAACTACTCTGTAGGCGTACATGCCTCAAATATACTTTGCAGTTGACTTTTCAAAACCCAAGAGAAAAATATTCAATTACAGAATCATCTCAGTTTCAGATAAATGGTGGCTCTGTTCTGGAAATTCATGGTAAGGGGAATTGGAGAGGGGTGGCACAAGACCCTTGGATGGTTCCAGAGTGACTCACCTGTACTAATACAGTAGCGCCACTTCCCATTGAAGGTGGATTCCAGTGAACACCAGGCATAGTCACTATTCACTGTTGTGCAGTGGTGATATTCCACATCCTCATAGGTGAACGGAAAGG
Proteins encoded:
- the LOC140507326 gene encoding binder of sperm protein homolog 2-like yields the protein MILERGLLVGWVCLLFCLHGAKTGLTRYRNIRPKPENVRKPCAFPFTYEDVEYHHCTTVNSDYAWCSLESTFNGKWRYCISTDPPACKFPFFFGTKLYHDCTGDGYVLGRTWCALTHNYNKNGLWKPCSPNGKVEKGICEENLLPQTAFLEDLGPPSYNNASMEPPVSHCRSPLSGPDSYSLEHQGKF